The proteins below come from a single Metarhizium brunneum chromosome 1, complete sequence genomic window:
- the idi1 gene encoding Isopentenyl-diphosphate Delta-isomerase has product MATTTVTVTETRTEPMTADTILRLFPDIDTSSEALSGHDEEQIRLMDEVCIVLDDNDMPVGKASKKLCHLMSNIDKGLLHRAFSVFLFNDKNELLLQQRASEKITFPDMWTNTCCSHPLAVSGETGSNLPDAIEGAKRAAQRKLEHELGIKKEQVPIEKFRFLTRIHYKAPSDGKWGEHEIDYILFIKTNVDLKPNPNEVQATQYVSADKLKKLFEDPSLKFTPWFKLICNSMLFEWWASLDSGLEKYTNEQEIRRML; this is encoded by the exons ATGGCGACCACCACGGTCACGGTCACTGAGACCCGAACAGAGCCCATGACGGCTGACACCATCCTCCGCCTCTTCCCCGACATCGACACCAGCTCGGAGGCACTTTCCGGccacgacgaggagcagaTCCGGTTGATGGACGAGGTGTGCATTGTGCTGGATGATAATGACATGCCAGTAGGCAAGGCCAGCAAAAAGCTCT GCCACCtcatgtccaacattgacaagGGACTGTTGCACCGGGCCTTTTCCGTCTTCCTGTTCAACGACAAAAACGAgctgctcctccagcagcgTGCCTCCGAAAAGATCACCTTCCCCGACATGTGGACCAACACCTGCTGCTCGCACCCTCTGGCCGTGTCCGGCGAGACTGGCTCCAACCTTCCCGATGCTATTGAGGGAGCGAAGCGTGCGGCGCAGCGAAAGCTTGAGCACGAGCTGGGCATTAAAAAGGAGCAGGTTCCAATCGAAAAGTTCCGATTCCTTACACGTATTCACTACAAGGCTCCCAGTGACGGCAAGTGGGGAGAACATGAAA TCGACTACATCCTGTTCATCAAGACGAACGTCGATCTCAAGCCCAACCCCAACGAGGTCCAGGCCACTCAGTACGTCAGCGCTGACAAACTGAAGAAGCTATTCGAGGACCCCTCGTTGAAGTTCACCCCCTGGTTCAAGCTCATTTGCAACTCGATGCTGTTTGAGTGGTGGGCGAGCCTTGACTCTGGTCTGGAGAAGTATACCAACGAGCAGGAAATCCGACGCATGCTGTAA
- the ssb2 gene encoding Replication factor A protein 2, with amino-acid sequence MSAYAGYSKTSYGAQGGDDSGGFFAGGSQPGSQGGKSYQDESLRPVTVKQILEADEAFSGADFKIDNTAITQITFVGQVRNINPQPTNVTLKIDDGTGQIEVKKWIDADKADDGNADQYELDSYVRVWGRLKSFSNKRHVGAHVIRPVTDFNEVNYHLLEATYVHLYLTKGPLGQDGAANGGGESMFVDGGGYAGNANGGGSGQMLSKVSGCSPLAKRMFNFMNGTPGMNEGVHLNVISSSTGMSVRDVLAAADELLGQGLIYTTVDDETWAILEC; translated from the exons ATGT CAGCATATGCAGGCTACTCCAAAACGAGCTACGGCGCCCAAGGCGGCGATGACTCGGGCGGCTTCTTCGCCGGTGGTTCACAACCAGGCAGTCAAGGCGGCAAA TCATACCAAGATGAATCCCTCCGCCCCGTAACCGTCAAGCAGATCCTCGAAGCAGACGAGGCCTTCTCCGGCGCCGACTTCAAAATCGACAACACGGCCATAACCCAAATCACCTTTGTCGGCCAGGTCCGCAACATCAACCCGCAGCCCACCAACGTGACGCTGAAAATCGACGACGGCACGGGCCAGATTGAAGTCAAGAAGTGGATCGACGCGGACAAGGCAGACGACGGCAACGCAGACCAGTACGAGCTCGACTCCTACGTGCGCGTATGGGGCCGCCTCAAGTCGTTTTCGAACAAGCGCCACGTGGGCGCCCACGTCATCCGGCCCGTCACCGACTTCAACGAGGTGAATTACCACTTGTTGGAGGCGACGTACGTGCATTTGTACTTGACGAAGGGCCCGCTGGGGCAGGACGGCGCGgccaacggcggcggggaGAGCATGTTtgtggacggcggcgggtACGCGGGCAACGCCAACGGTGGTGGTTCTGGGCAGATGCTGAGCAAGGTGTCTGGCTGTTCGCCGCTGGCGAAGAGGATGTTCAACTTTATGAATGGGACTCCCGGCATGAACGAGGGGGTCCATCTGAATGTGATTAGTAGCTCGACGGGCATGTCGGTGAGGGATGTGCTGGCAGCGGCGGATGAGTTGCTGGGCCAGGGCTTGATTTACACgactgttgatgatgagactTGGGCTATTTTGGAGTGCTAG